One genomic window of Psychrobacillus sp. INOP01 includes the following:
- a CDS encoding DUF6612 family protein, with the protein MKKWTALLSVVTLSLGLAACNETATPVQEKEVTETSKLTLQEVYDKSLKTSEELKSVKGTIDMKQTMNIPSAEMTLDIKSLLEMEYIIEPMKMHQKGTTTMMGVSEGGESQETDMETYITEDAMYVYEGTTAQWMKFPQEMVDQMLSTTKQTDPSAQLQPLQEYLEQVEFEQDNENYILTLEGSGEEFTSLVQDQVDKALQSLTTEENVNLDVTIHSVNYLVHIDKQSFQTNKLDMIIDMDMKMDGETVNMKMDAKTDFSKFNEIDEIVVPQEVIDSATEL; encoded by the coding sequence ATGAAAAAATGGACAGCGCTATTATCGGTAGTAACCTTATCATTAGGTTTGGCTGCTTGTAACGAAACTGCAACTCCGGTACAAGAAAAAGAGGTAACGGAAACTAGTAAACTCACTTTACAAGAAGTATATGACAAGTCATTGAAAACTTCGGAAGAGCTAAAAAGCGTAAAAGGCACGATAGATATGAAACAGACGATGAATATCCCAAGTGCAGAAATGACTTTGGATATTAAATCTTTATTGGAAATGGAATATATAATAGAACCCATGAAAATGCATCAAAAGGGTACAACTACTATGATGGGCGTTAGTGAAGGTGGAGAATCTCAAGAGACTGACATGGAGACTTATATTACGGAAGATGCGATGTATGTGTATGAAGGCACTACTGCACAATGGATGAAGTTTCCTCAGGAGATGGTAGACCAAATGTTGAGTACTACAAAACAAACTGATCCTTCAGCTCAACTGCAGCCTCTACAAGAGTATCTAGAACAAGTGGAATTTGAACAAGACAATGAAAACTATATTTTAACACTTGAGGGTAGTGGTGAAGAGTTTACGAGTCTTGTGCAAGATCAGGTAGATAAAGCACTTCAAAGTCTTACTACAGAAGAAAATGTTAACTTAGATGTTACTATTCATTCGGTCAACTACCTAGTTCATATTGATAAACAATCATTCCAAACGAACAAATTAGATATGATTATAGATATGGACATGAAAATGGATGGAGAAACGGTGAACATGAAAATGGATGCTAAAACTGACTTCTCTAAATTCAATGAAATAGATGAAATTGTCGTTCCTCAAGAAGTTATTGATAGTGCTACTGAACTTTAA
- a CDS encoding peptide MFS transporter: protein MATREEIIKSVPQKGFFGHPKGLLSLFFTEFWERFSYYGMRAILIYYMYYEVTQGGLGLERSTANSIMAVYGSLVYMSGIIGGWIADRLFGTTKTVFYGGVLIMFGHIVLAFPGGLTTLFVSMALIIIGTGLLKPNISSIIGDLYSKEDTRRDSGFSIFYMGINMGAFIAPLIVGTIGLEYNFHLGFGLAAVGMALGLIVFLITKKKYLGLAGTYVPNPMSKEERKKVLTRIGIALVIILVVGFILIQQGILTIDGFIMTVSILGIVIPTLYFIVMYRSSKTTEDEKSRLLAYIPLFVAAMMFWAIQEQGSNILAQYADERVNLMIGSFEISPAWFQSLNPLFIIALAPVFAWMWMKLGDRQPSTPKKFSFGLLFAGMSFVVMIIPAYLNGTESLVSPFWLVLSFFLVVLGELLLSPVGLSATTKLAPGAFAAQTMSLWFMTNASAQAINAQVVKFYTPENEIIYFGVIGAVAIVIGLLLYFMTPLIQKYMRGVK from the coding sequence ATGGCAACACGAGAGGAAATAATTAAATCCGTCCCACAAAAGGGGTTCTTTGGTCATCCGAAAGGATTACTATCATTGTTTTTCACTGAGTTTTGGGAGCGCTTTTCTTACTATGGAATGCGTGCCATATTAATTTATTACATGTACTACGAAGTGACGCAGGGTGGACTAGGTTTAGAGCGTTCTACTGCTAACTCAATTATGGCTGTTTATGGTTCACTAGTATACATGTCCGGAATTATTGGAGGTTGGATAGCTGACCGTCTATTTGGTACAACGAAAACCGTATTCTACGGTGGTGTTCTGATAATGTTTGGTCATATCGTCTTGGCATTCCCAGGAGGATTGACTACTTTGTTTGTTTCGATGGCATTAATCATCATTGGGACAGGCTTGCTGAAGCCAAACATTTCAAGTATTATCGGTGATCTTTACTCGAAAGAAGATACTCGCCGTGATTCAGGATTTAGTATTTTCTACATGGGGATTAACATGGGAGCGTTCATCGCACCTTTAATCGTTGGAACAATTGGTCTAGAGTATAACTTCCATTTAGGATTCGGACTTGCTGCAGTTGGTATGGCATTAGGATTAATCGTGTTTTTAATCACGAAAAAGAAATATCTAGGATTAGCAGGTACATATGTGCCAAATCCAATGTCTAAAGAAGAACGTAAAAAAGTATTAACGAGAATTGGTATTGCTTTAGTTATTATTCTAGTTGTTGGATTTATATTGATTCAACAAGGTATATTAACGATAGATGGATTCATCATGACAGTCTCTATTCTAGGTATCGTTATTCCTACATTGTACTTTATCGTTATGTATAGAAGCAGCAAAACAACAGAAGATGAAAAGTCTCGATTACTTGCTTATATTCCATTATTTGTTGCAGCTATGATGTTCTGGGCAATTCAAGAGCAAGGATCAAATATCCTAGCACAGTATGCGGATGAACGAGTCAATTTAATGATTGGATCATTTGAGATTTCACCTGCATGGTTCCAATCGTTAAATCCATTATTCATCATTGCACTTGCGCCGGTGTTTGCGTGGATGTGGATGAAGTTAGGGGATAGACAACCATCTACTCCGAAAAAATTCTCGTTTGGTTTGCTCTTTGCGGGGATGTCCTTTGTCGTCATGATAATTCCTGCTTACTTAAATGGAACAGAGTCTCTTGTTAGTCCGTTTTGGCTTGTTCTGAGTTTCTTCCTAGTAGTATTAGGGGAATTATTATTATCACCAGTTGGATTATCTGCTACTACAAAGCTTGCACCAGGAGCGTTTGCTGCTCAAACAATGAGTTTATGGTTTATGACGAACGCATCTGCTCAAGCTATCAATGCTCAAGTAGTTAAATTTTACACACCGGAAAACGAAATTATTTACTTTGGTGTCATTGGAGCAGTAGCTATAGTTATTGGTTTATTACTCTACTTTATGACTCCGTTGATCCAAAAATATATGCGTGGCGTTAAGTGA
- a CDS encoding ABC transporter ATP-binding protein, producing MLKKFFSYYKPHKRLFIIDFSSAVFVAILELAFPVAVQWFIDDLLPTGDWSMITRISILLLVVYVISTFLQYVVSYFGHKLGINIETDMRQQLFTHVQRQSFRFFDNTKTGHIMSRITNDLFDIGELAHHGPEDLFIAIMTLIGAFTIMYNINPELAIIAIVMVPILSVVATYGNIMMNKAWKNMYGKIADVNARVEDSVSGVRVVQSFTNENFEIARFKEDNGQFRLAKLVAYKVMAGTHSSIYMLTRLVTLVVLVVGAWFTFKKVISYGELVSFVLYVNVLIKPVDKITALLELYPKGMAGFKRFLELVEQDPEIQDKPNAHTVQHLKGDITFEKVGFRYDEHKPVLDNINLSIKAGETIAFVGPSGAGKTTICSLIPRFYDVQEGAISVDGLNIQDITMKSLRSQIGIVQQDVFLFTGSIRENIAYGKKDASEAEIRDAAKKAHLEDMIASLPEGYDTQIGERGLKLSGGQKQRLAIARMFLKNPPILILDEATSALDTETERFIQKSLMELAENRTTLIIAHRLATIRDADRVLVVTEDGIAEDGSYSDLVAQDGIFARLHNIQFQEV from the coding sequence GTGCTCAAGAAGTTTTTTTCATATTACAAACCGCATAAACGACTTTTTATCATTGACTTCAGCAGCGCTGTATTTGTAGCAATTTTAGAGCTTGCATTTCCAGTAGCAGTTCAATGGTTTATCGATGATTTGTTACCTACTGGTGATTGGAGCATGATTACACGAATTAGTATTCTACTACTAGTAGTCTACGTAATCAGCACTTTTCTACAGTATGTTGTAAGTTATTTTGGCCATAAGCTTGGCATAAATATCGAAACCGATATGAGACAGCAATTATTCACCCATGTTCAACGCCAATCATTCCGATTCTTCGATAATACAAAGACAGGTCATATTATGAGTCGAATTACAAATGATCTATTTGATATTGGTGAACTCGCTCATCATGGTCCTGAGGATTTGTTCATAGCAATTATGACGTTAATCGGGGCATTTACGATTATGTACAATATCAATCCAGAACTTGCAATCATCGCTATTGTCATGGTGCCAATCTTATCCGTCGTAGCAACATACGGTAACATTATGATGAATAAAGCTTGGAAAAACATGTACGGCAAAATTGCCGATGTTAATGCACGAGTGGAAGACAGTGTTTCTGGTGTTCGCGTCGTTCAATCATTTACAAATGAAAATTTTGAAATAGCTCGTTTTAAAGAAGATAACGGACAATTCCGTTTAGCTAAGCTTGTTGCCTATAAAGTGATGGCTGGTACACATTCCAGTATTTATATGTTAACTCGCCTTGTGACATTAGTCGTGCTTGTTGTCGGAGCTTGGTTTACTTTCAAGAAAGTCATTTCTTACGGAGAGCTTGTAAGTTTTGTTCTATATGTCAATGTGTTGATCAAACCTGTTGATAAAATTACCGCACTACTTGAGCTATACCCTAAAGGAATGGCTGGGTTCAAACGTTTCTTAGAGCTTGTTGAACAGGATCCTGAAATTCAGGACAAGCCTAATGCACATACTGTTCAGCATTTAAAAGGAGATATTACTTTTGAGAAGGTTGGTTTTCGATACGATGAACATAAACCTGTATTAGACAATATTAATTTGTCTATAAAAGCTGGAGAAACTATTGCCTTTGTAGGTCCATCTGGTGCAGGAAAAACTACAATTTGTTCACTTATCCCAAGATTTTACGATGTTCAAGAGGGTGCCATTTCTGTTGACGGATTGAACATTCAAGATATTACGATGAAATCATTACGTTCACAGATTGGGATTGTTCAACAGGATGTATTTTTGTTCACTGGATCTATTCGGGAAAATATTGCATACGGTAAAAAAGATGCAAGTGAAGCTGAAATTCGGGATGCTGCCAAAAAAGCACATTTAGAGGACATGATTGCTTCTCTACCTGAGGGTTACGATACACAAATCGGGGAACGTGGACTTAAGTTATCTGGTGGGCAGAAACAACGTCTAGCGATAGCGCGTATGTTCTTGAAAAACCCGCCGATTCTCATTTTGGATGAGGCAACATCGGCTCTTGATACTGAAACGGAACGATTTATCCAGAAGTCTTTAATGGAACTAGCTGAAAATAGAACTACGCTTATTATTGCACATAGACTAGCGACTATTCGTGATGCAGATCGTGTACTTGTTGTAACAGAGGACGGGATTGCGGAGGATGGATCCTATAGTGATTTAGTGGCACAAGATGGTATATTTGCTAGACTGCATAATATACAGTTTCAAGAGGTTTAA
- the hflX gene encoding GTPase HflX: MDELIEKAILVAVKLQKDEHFEYGLEELHNLAEALDVEVVGEVTQNLERVTSSHYVGTGKVEEIRNLYEEAGANLVIFNDELSPSQIRNLERDLDCKVIDRTMLILDIFARRAKSNEAQMQVDLAQLQYMLPRLVGLRASLGRQGGGTGGGFKNRGAGETKLELDRRKIEDQIAKLKRDLEHAKDQRETQRKQRRKNAIPVVSLVGYTNAGKSTIMNQLLYKAGQVESKQVFEKDMLFATLETSVRQIKLSDQKEFLLTDTVGFVSKLPHHLVKAFRSTLEEARDADLLLHVVDVSNDEHRFMMDVTNETLHAVGVEDVPTVFVYNKSDLADMKYPHMAGDNIWISAKEGAGLDELLEIIKKHIFSNYVRCSLLIPFDRGDIVSYLNEHASVSSTSYEEEGTVVQVELKKSDYDRLQEFLFVQ; encoded by the coding sequence ATGGATGAATTAATAGAAAAGGCAATACTAGTTGCAGTGAAACTACAAAAGGACGAGCATTTTGAATATGGATTAGAAGAATTACACAATTTAGCAGAGGCATTAGATGTGGAAGTAGTTGGAGAAGTAACGCAAAATCTTGAACGTGTTACCTCGTCTCATTACGTTGGTACAGGTAAGGTAGAGGAGATTAGAAACCTTTATGAAGAAGCTGGAGCCAATCTGGTAATATTCAATGATGAGCTTTCACCGTCACAAATTAGAAACTTAGAACGTGACCTAGACTGTAAAGTTATTGACCGCACTATGCTTATCCTCGATATTTTTGCTCGACGTGCAAAATCAAATGAGGCACAGATGCAAGTTGATTTAGCGCAGCTTCAATATATGCTTCCACGTCTTGTGGGACTTCGAGCATCTCTTGGTCGACAAGGGGGAGGAACTGGCGGCGGATTTAAAAACCGTGGTGCTGGGGAAACAAAGCTAGAGCTTGATAGACGTAAGATTGAAGACCAGATTGCTAAGCTTAAAAGGGATCTCGAACATGCAAAAGATCAACGAGAAACACAGCGGAAGCAACGTAGGAAAAATGCAATTCCTGTAGTATCCTTAGTAGGTTATACGAATGCTGGTAAATCGACGATTATGAACCAATTGCTTTACAAAGCTGGGCAAGTGGAATCCAAGCAAGTATTTGAAAAGGACATGCTTTTCGCAACTCTAGAAACTTCCGTTAGACAGATTAAACTTTCGGACCAGAAGGAATTTTTATTAACCGACACGGTAGGGTTCGTTAGTAAGCTTCCCCATCACTTAGTGAAAGCTTTCCGTTCAACATTGGAAGAAGCTCGTGATGCGGATTTACTTCTACATGTTGTAGATGTCTCCAACGACGAACATCGCTTTATGATGGACGTTACGAATGAAACACTTCATGCTGTTGGTGTTGAAGATGTTCCAACTGTCTTTGTATACAACAAATCTGATTTAGCAGATATGAAATACCCACATATGGCTGGAGATAATATTTGGATTTCTGCGAAAGAGGGAGCAGGACTGGATGAACTATTAGAGATTATTAAAAAGCATATTTTCTCTAATTATGTACGTTGCTCATTATTGATCCCGTTTGATCGTGGAGATATTGTGTCTTATCTAAATGAGCATGCATCAGTTTCCTCTACTTCATATGAAGAAGAAGGGACAGTTGTACAAGTAGAATTGAAAAAGTCAGATTATGACCGCTTACAAGAATTTCTATTTGTTCAATAG
- a CDS encoding VOC family protein: MYLDHIVHSVTKKPIEVAEDWTDKGIHAVVGGQHTQWGTYNALLYTKTSYIEWLAAEYEEIAKNANHPLINLMLHDLKTSGAGFNTICIRTTTIDDLSKQLEEQGIKTSGVLHAERKTTSGLVRKWKMLFVIEEISDALPLPFFIEWEESDEDRFRLLQEDGTIEKSNLELSIATCEFHVRNPREVMNKWKSYFQFVEQDEQTLLLENTRLIFKQNTSETKERLASIDINGSNRHEEIIYEQAIYRFL, translated from the coding sequence ATGTATTTGGATCATATCGTTCATAGCGTAACGAAAAAGCCAATAGAAGTAGCTGAGGATTGGACTGATAAAGGTATCCATGCAGTAGTGGGTGGCCAACATACTCAGTGGGGAACATATAACGCACTTCTTTATACGAAAACTAGCTATATTGAATGGCTTGCAGCAGAATATGAAGAAATTGCAAAAAACGCTAATCATCCTTTAATAAATCTTATGCTTCATGATTTGAAAACGAGTGGAGCAGGGTTCAATACAATTTGCATTCGCACGACAACCATTGATGATCTTAGTAAACAGCTAGAGGAGCAGGGTATAAAAACATCTGGAGTTCTACATGCTGAAAGAAAGACGACTAGTGGATTAGTACGTAAGTGGAAAATGCTATTTGTGATAGAAGAGATAAGTGACGCACTTCCTTTGCCGTTCTTTATAGAATGGGAGGAAAGCGATGAGGACAGGTTTCGCTTACTTCAGGAGGATGGAACAATAGAAAAAAGTAATTTAGAGTTATCTATTGCTACCTGTGAGTTTCATGTTCGAAATCCGCGGGAAGTAATGAATAAGTGGAAAAGTTATTTTCAATTTGTCGAGCAGGATGAACAAACATTACTGTTGGAAAATACACGATTAATATTTAAGCAAAATACTAGTGAAACAAAAGAGCGACTTGCAAGCATTGATATAAATGGATCTAATCGACATGAAGAAATCATATATGAACAAGCAATCTATCGCTTTCTTTAA
- a CDS encoding RDD family protein → MNATFLMRFKAFMLDYFLIFAYLVVLAILNVFLFPSIQNLFSNSLVLAQLTGFLMVTLPVSLYFIISDSVVGRQSFGKRYIGIKVVNERNETLSIQHAICRTILKFLPWELSHYLVYRLIYLGDAEVPLNYYVFGGIIYALMFAYILTTLFTKRKKSLYDIVVRTQVIKVGS, encoded by the coding sequence GTGAATGCAACATTTCTTATGCGTTTCAAAGCGTTTATGCTTGATTACTTTCTTATATTTGCCTACTTGGTTGTTCTCGCTATCTTGAATGTATTTCTATTTCCATCTATACAGAATCTTTTTAGTAATTCACTTGTATTAGCACAGCTCACAGGATTTCTAATGGTGACATTGCCGGTTTCACTCTATTTTATTATTAGTGACTCAGTCGTAGGTAGGCAGTCATTTGGAAAAAGATATATAGGGATTAAGGTGGTCAATGAACGGAATGAAACTCTTTCTATACAGCATGCAATTTGTAGAACCATCCTGAAATTTCTACCTTGGGAGCTTTCGCATTATCTTGTTTATCGACTAATCTATCTGGGAGATGCAGAAGTACCATTAAATTACTATGTATTTGGTGGAATTATCTATGCGCTTATGTTTGCATATATCTTAACGACTCTATTTACTAAAAGAAAAAAGTCGCTTTATGATATTGTTGTCAGGACACAGGTTATTAAGGTAGGGTCTTAG
- a CDS encoding AMP-binding protein: protein MLNEKTVGEIVKEAARKFPDTEAYVYPEHGIRKTYKEFDEETDKLAKAFIGMGIQKGEHVAIWSDNKREWLLSQFATGKMGAVLVTVNTNYQEKELEYLLQQSDATTLILCESFKGTSYLDIIRAICPEIIQSEKGNIHSEKFPYFKRVIVMSENEYKGMYTWSELLAHADQVADETLENSMNSLHNEEVINIQYTSGTTGFPKGVMLSHKNVVNNGQLVGDYIYLTEKDRLCIPVPFFHCFGCVMGTIASVTHGSTMVVIERFDPGKVLQMVQDEKCTALHGVPTMFIAELNHPDFKKFKLSTLRTGIMAGSICPIEVMKKVMNDMGATEITIAYGQTESSPVITQTKTNDPIEKRVSSVGQAHPGVEVKIIDPVTGEDTPAGVPGELCTRGYLVMKGYYKNEQATKATIDNNGWLHTGDIAVMDEEGYIDITGRIKDMVIRGGENIYPKEVEEFIYQHPKVQDVQVVGVPDPKYGEELMAWVILKSGEQLTSDELKGYCKGKISFHKIPKYIEFIEAYPMTASGKIQKFLLREMSKEKTEA, encoded by the coding sequence TTGTTAAATGAAAAAACAGTTGGGGAAATTGTTAAAGAAGCAGCAAGAAAATTTCCAGACACAGAAGCGTATGTGTATCCGGAGCATGGTATTCGAAAAACCTATAAGGAATTTGATGAAGAAACGGATAAGCTAGCAAAAGCATTTATCGGCATGGGTATTCAAAAAGGAGAGCATGTGGCCATTTGGTCTGACAATAAGAGAGAGTGGTTACTTAGTCAATTCGCAACAGGCAAAATGGGTGCAGTTCTAGTGACAGTAAACACAAACTATCAAGAAAAAGAGCTTGAATACTTATTGCAGCAATCCGATGCTACAACTCTCATATTATGTGAATCTTTTAAAGGAACTTCCTATTTAGATATTATACGTGCTATATGCCCGGAAATCATTCAGTCGGAAAAAGGCAATATTCACTCCGAAAAGTTTCCGTATTTTAAACGTGTCATTGTAATGAGTGAGAATGAGTATAAAGGTATGTATACATGGTCGGAGCTATTAGCGCATGCTGATCAAGTTGCTGACGAAACACTGGAGAACTCTATGAATTCACTTCACAATGAAGAGGTTATTAATATTCAATATACTTCTGGGACAACGGGCTTCCCTAAAGGTGTTATGCTCTCGCATAAAAATGTAGTAAATAACGGGCAACTTGTAGGAGACTATATATATTTGACCGAAAAAGATCGTCTTTGTATTCCAGTACCATTTTTCCACTGCTTTGGTTGTGTAATGGGAACAATTGCATCCGTGACACATGGGTCTACAATGGTTGTTATCGAACGGTTCGATCCAGGAAAAGTACTTCAAATGGTACAGGACGAAAAATGTACAGCGTTGCATGGGGTACCTACAATGTTCATCGCAGAATTAAACCATCCAGACTTTAAAAAGTTTAAATTGTCTACGCTACGAACAGGTATTATGGCAGGATCCATTTGTCCAATCGAAGTGATGAAAAAAGTGATGAATGATATGGGCGCAACCGAAATAACAATAGCTTATGGACAAACTGAATCCTCTCCAGTCATTACGCAAACTAAGACGAATGATCCAATTGAGAAACGTGTGTCATCAGTTGGCCAGGCACACCCGGGGGTTGAGGTTAAAATTATCGATCCAGTAACTGGAGAAGATACACCAGCAGGAGTTCCTGGTGAGCTTTGTACTAGAGGATATTTAGTGATGAAAGGCTATTATAAAAACGAACAAGCAACTAAGGCAACAATCGACAATAATGGCTGGCTTCACACGGGTGATATCGCAGTGATGGATGAGGAAGGATATATCGATATAACAGGACGTATTAAAGATATGGTCATCCGTGGCGGAGAAAATATCTATCCAAAAGAAGTGGAAGAATTTATATATCAGCACCCTAAAGTCCAAGACGTACAAGTAGTTGGAGTACCTGATCCAAAATACGGGGAAGAACTTATGGCGTGGGTTATTTTAAAAAGTGGTGAGCAATTAACTTCTGATGAATTAAAGGGATACTGCAAAGGGAAGATCTCATTTCATAAAATACCGAAGTATATTGAGTTTATAGAGGCATATCCAATGACAGCTTCAGGGAAAATCCAAAAGTTCCTCCTTCGTGAAATGTCTAAAGAGAAGACCGAGGCATAA
- the nhaC gene encoding Na+/H+ antiporter NhaC, translating to MFRISSTITPPFREALFLILVIITLMAVCIIEFEAVPHMPILFAILLLIIYGFIKKVPFNLLEEGLIEGSKTGLGAVFIFFFIGILISSWMIGGTIPTLIYIGFQFISPHFFFAIVFLVTCVIGLSIGSSLTTVATIGVAFVGIASAMDISLAITAGAVVSGAFFGDKMSPLSDTTNLASAIVRVDLFEHIRNMGWSTIPAFFIAIIGYAILSPNKEIQQLEQINTLKDGLLQTGMIHWYSLLPLALLIVLSFKKVPAILALALTSASAIAVAYFHHFFTASEVLNILFSGYTSQTGIEAVDSLLSRGGMTSMMFTISLVLLALSMGGLLFTLGIVQSLLQKVESLLTSVGKVISAAAFTAIGVNVLIGEQYLSILLTGETFQAHFQKVRLANKNLARVMEDAGTVVNPLVPWSVCGIFITDVLDVSTIDYLPFAFFCLLCPVLTILFGLTGKTLTYNK from the coding sequence ATGTTTCGAATTTCATCTACGATTACGCCTCCTTTTCGAGAGGCATTGTTTCTTATTTTAGTAATCATTACTTTAATGGCTGTTTGTATTATAGAATTTGAGGCTGTACCTCACATGCCCATTTTATTTGCTATTTTACTTTTAATCATTTATGGGTTCATAAAAAAAGTACCATTCAACTTATTGGAAGAAGGTCTCATAGAAGGTTCTAAAACGGGACTTGGAGCAGTTTTCATCTTTTTCTTTATAGGAATTTTAATAAGTAGCTGGATGATTGGTGGAACTATTCCAACGCTTATTTATATAGGTTTTCAATTCATTTCTCCACATTTTTTCTTTGCAATTGTCTTTTTAGTTACCTGCGTCATTGGTTTATCCATTGGAAGTTCATTGACAACAGTAGCAACTATAGGTGTTGCTTTTGTCGGAATAGCAAGTGCTATGGATATTTCTTTGGCTATAACTGCGGGGGCTGTTGTATCTGGTGCCTTTTTCGGCGACAAGATGTCTCCTTTATCTGATACAACGAATCTAGCATCTGCCATTGTTCGAGTAGATCTATTTGAGCATATTCGAAATATGGGATGGTCGACAATTCCTGCTTTTTTTATAGCGATTATTGGTTATGCAATACTTTCACCTAACAAGGAAATTCAGCAGCTAGAACAAATAAATACACTTAAGGATGGTCTACTTCAAACTGGTATGATTCATTGGTATTCATTACTGCCGTTAGCTTTGCTTATTGTGCTTTCTTTTAAAAAAGTACCAGCTATTTTAGCTCTTGCATTGACTTCTGCTAGCGCAATAGCTGTTGCATATTTCCATCATTTTTTTACTGCAAGTGAAGTATTAAACATCCTTTTTAGTGGTTATACATCTCAAACTGGTATAGAGGCGGTTGACTCTTTACTTTCTAGAGGCGGAATGACTAGTATGATGTTCACTATCTCACTTGTCTTACTGGCCCTGAGCATGGGTGGCCTTTTATTTACTTTAGGTATCGTACAAAGTTTACTGCAGAAAGTGGAGAGTTTACTAACGAGTGTAGGGAAGGTTATTTCAGCAGCGGCTTTTACCGCTATTGGTGTGAATGTGCTTATCGGAGAGCAATACTTATCGATTTTATTGACAGGTGAAACATTCCAAGCCCATTTCCAAAAAGTCAGATTAGCAAACAAAAACCTAGCTCGTGTGATGGAGGATGCAGGTACTGTTGTAAACCCACTGGTCCCTTGGAGTGTTTGTGGGATTTTCATCACAGATGTATTAGATGTATCAACGATTGACTACTTGCCGTTCGCCTTTTTCTGTTTGCTTTGTCCAGTACTCACTATTTTGTTTGGACTGACTGGAAAAACACTTACTTATAATAAATGA